The proteins below come from a single Portunus trituberculatus isolate SZX2019 chromosome 2, ASM1759143v1, whole genome shotgun sequence genomic window:
- the LOC123506885 gene encoding LOW QUALITY PROTEIN: lisH domain-containing protein ARMC9-like (The sequence of the model RefSeq protein was modified relative to this genomic sequence to represent the inferred CDS: inserted 3 bases in 2 codons): MEGGDALRDTAHIHALMIEYLEWTGMTGISESLKSECKSRGLPIHSSSSSSSSSSSSSSGSSSSSSLSDDLLSFYDHGQGAKFFQVWRAVQERWGGVAGEALDMLTLEFHLHVYFATLPLRHGHLEDHPAAMAVFRRFLESCPARLGTAQDLLPFYALPYVLDPPSHPSFSNVFQDSWVGEVRERLSSLLARCPPAIPAPPSLVYYTSSPQVRCPDCSVGQVAAVAGRETPASALRTHRALRRRLQLLQDDYHKLIGVAWELSKGLEGAVTGERVDLEGTLAACTHRYPELFSLTLTHDTSAGPATILKESMERCRSRPSLNSPLPALDFGRVRSDLGGAPETHVLLLLQALRQRITRVTSGSVRQAVVTAFVRGDVLGLRGGCRSWGRLAGALSSPHPRVLGQAVARLVNALTAFSAGRAYLATEEVCGVLLASLKGESSATTTGDMTLAALQKLSIRPEVQEWLVAGGAVEWLACTLQAGHTLSTYTQEYAAALLMNLTLRSAGRERCLPLXSFLLPALTHLLPALPAHVVPYITGALFSLLSHPDLRQHALHTHLDDALEHLATGSDSEQRRQLEYIVDQLRRHPAPSPPPSPNQTPDVEEDPEWLEEELEAGDPVKAPPHAPVGEELLAWRYTLHPGETDDEERKIDSFPPTRSAPAPPTEPRPHTPTLRRPHSDNLVLRTPRTRKEQQTEASWNYPADDDDTLLRRRAAAAAAAEGGGGGGGGGGGGGHGVRGGWKIGPLPITPPLLRHPPSRPPPTTPEILSQLPPPLQLVHPQCLVATLSTRHSDTNKRIQDMEANRDEGRERWRSLESVKEADTDKPLYLSTTPAGYDVAASRLVEQLMGEAREVTPPAAVPDTDPXLRSLPPPKVSEYKVAFSSRPRLARTPPGSAGSLRPSSPRHVLPPIARATHAHPRAAT; this comes from the exons atggaaggaggagacgCCCTACGTGACACCGCCCACATTCACGCCCTCATGATAGAa TacctggaatggactggaatgacTGGAATCTCGGAATCACTCAAGTCGGAATGCAAGAGTCGTGGTCTGCCTatccacagtagtagtagtagtagtagtagtagtagtagtagtagtagtggtagtagtagtagtagtagtttatccgacgaccttctctccttctacgACCACGGACAGGGAGCGAAATTCTtccag gtttGGCGGGCGGTGCAGGAGAGGTGGGGCGGCGTGGCGGGTGAGGCCTTGGACATGTTAACTCTTGAATTTCACCTTCATGTCTATTTTGCGACTCTTCCTCTCAGACACGGACATCTagag GATCACCCCGCGGCCATGGCAGTGTTCAGAAGGTTCCTGGAGTCCTGCCCAGCGAGATTAGGAACAGCTCAAGACCTTCTGCCATTCTACGCCCTGCCTTATGTGCTGGACCCGCCCTCCCACCCATCCTTCTCAAATGTCTTCCAG GATTCGTGggtgggtgaggtgagggagcgCCTGTCCTCCCTCCTGGCCCGCTGCCCCCCCGCCATCCCCGCCCCTCCATCTTTGGTCTACTACACAAGCAGCCCAcaag TGAGGTGTCCTGACTGCAGCGTGGGGCAAGTGGCGGCCGTGGCGGGGCGGGAGACACCTGCTTCAGCCCTCAGGACACACCGCGCCCTTAGGAGAAGACTACAGCTCCTTCAGGATGACTACCATAAGCtgattg GGGTGGCGTGGGAGCTCAGCAAGGGTCTGGAAGGGGCAGTGACAGGGGAGAGGGTGGATCTGGAGGGCACCCTGGCAGCCTGCACCCACCGCTATCCTGAGctgttctctctcaccctcactcacGATAcctcg gcgggCCCAGCCACCATACTGAAGGAGTCTATGGAGAGGTGCAGGTCGCGTCCTTCCCTCAACTCTCCCCTGCCTGCTCTGGACTTCGGCAGGGTGAGGAGTGACCTTGGAGGCGCCCCAGAGACCCACGTGCTGCTCCTTCTTCAGGCGCTGCGGCAg aGAATAACGCGCGTCACCAGCGGGTCGGTGCGGCAGGCTGTGGTGACGGCCTTCGTGCGGGGGGACGTGCTGGGCCTTCGAGGGGGTTGCAGGTCGTGGGGAAGGCTGGCGGGCGCTCTCAGCAGTCCCCACCCTCGAGTGTTAGGACAGGCCGTGGCGAGGCTGGTTAACGCTCTCACGGCTTTCTCTGCAGGACGGGCCTACCTCgccac tGAGGAGGTGTGTGGCGTCCTCCTAGCATCTCTTAAGGGCGAATCTTCTGCCACTACTACAGGAGATATGACCCTCGCTGCCCTTCAGAAGCTGTccatcag GCCAGAGGTACAGGAGTGGCTAGTAGCAGGCGGGGCGGTGGAGTGGCTGGCCTGCACGTTACAAGCAGGCCACACACTGTCGACCTACACGCAAGAGTACGCCGCTGCCTTACTCATGAACCTGACGTTGAGAAgcgcagggagggagagatgtcTGCCGC TGTCCTTCCTGCTGCCTGCTCTAACACACCTGCTGCCTGCTCTGCCTGctcat gtcgTCCCCTACATCACTGGCGCCCTGTTCAGCCTGCTCTCCCACCCTGACCTGCGCCAACACGCCCTACACACTCACCTGGATGACGCCCTGGAACACCTGGCCACA GGAAGTGACAGTGAACAAAGGAGACAGTTGGAGTATATTGTGGACCAGCTGAGGAGACACCCCGCCCCCTCCCCGCCCCCCTCACCCAACCAGACCCCGGATGTTGAG gaggACCCGgagtggctggaggaggagctaGAGGCCGGGGACCCTGTGAAGGCGCCCCCGCACGCCCCGGTGGGAGAAGAACTATTGGCGTGGCGATATACTTTGCATCCTG GTGAAACAGAcgacgaggagagaaagatagacagttTTCCTCCCACCAG gtccgCTCCAGCCCCACCCACGGAGCcccgcccacacacgcccacactccGCCGCCCACACTCAGACAACCTCGTCTTAAGGACTCCACGCACTCGAAAG GAGCAGCAGACGGAGGCAAGCTGGAACTATCCTGCTGATGACGATGATACTTTGCTGAGacgaagagcagcagcagcagcagcagcagaaggaggaggaggaggaggaggaggaggaggaggaggaggtcatggtgtgagaggagggtggaagattggtcccctccccatcaccccccctctcctccGCCACCCCCCCTCCCGCCCCCCTCCCACGACCCCAGAAATTTTGAGCCAGTTACCACCCCCGCTTCAG CTGGTCCACCCACAGTGTCTTGTCGCCA CACTCAGCACTCGGCACTCAGACACAAACAAGAGAATACAAGACATGGAAGCCAACAGGGACGAAggcagagaaagatggagatccTTAGAGAGCGTGAAGGAGGCGGACACAGACAAACCACTGTATCTCT ctaccactcctgcAGGTTACGACGTGGCCGCCTCTCGTCTGGTGGAGCAGCTGATGGGCGAGGCCAGGGAGGTGACGCCCCCCGCTGCCGTGCCGGACACTGACCC CCTCCGCTCCCTGCCCCCcccaaa agttTCTGAGTATAAAGTGGCCTTCAGCTCACGGCCACGTCTTGCAAGGACACCCCCTGGATCTGCAGGCTCCCTACGCCCCTCCAGCCCACGCCATGTCTTGCCCCCCATCGCCAGAGCCACCCACGCCCATCCCCGCGCCGCCACCTGA